A portion of the Algimonas porphyrae genome contains these proteins:
- a CDS encoding FYDLN acid domain-containing protein: MAAAKTKKEKRAEKLGTKRACPECEAKFYDLNNNPAVCPMCKNSFDPAELDQQGLVPASQLKSSKPEDDDEEEDVVDATELDEDDIDEEEVEAKELELDGDDVAIIGGADGDDEENPDLNNLEDDEDEDAALVADDDDADDLPPGEGDDDDDEDDDDDEDIVLDT; encoded by the coding sequence ATGGCGGCTGCGAAGACCAAAAAAGAAAAACGGGCCGAAAAGCTCGGCACCAAACGGGCCTGTCCCGAATGTGAAGCCAAGTTCTACGACTTGAACAATAATCCGGCTGTCTGCCCGATGTGCAAGAACAGTTTCGATCCCGCCGAACTGGATCAGCAGGGCCTCGTCCCGGCCTCGCAACTCAAATCCTCCAAGCCGGAGGATGATGATGAGGAAGAGGATGTCGTCGATGCGACTGAGCTCGATGAAGATGATATCGATGAGGAAGAGGTCGAAGCGAAAGAACTCGAGCTCGACGGCGATGATGTTGCCATTATCGGCGGCGCGGACGGCGACGACGAAGAAAATCCTGACCTCAACAATCTCGAGGACGATGAGGACGAAGATGCGGCTCTGGTCGCCGATGATGACGATGCGGACGACTTGCCGCCCGGCGAAGGCGATGATGATGACGATGAGGATGATGACGACGACGAGGATATCGTCCTCGACACATGA
- the aroA gene encoding 3-phosphoshikimate 1-carboxyvinyltransferase, with the protein MAGPLRGRIRAPGDKSISHRSLILGALAAGRTTVSGLLEGADILATAEAMRAFGADIVRAGPGDWAVDGVGDRGLQTPADIVDCGNAGTGVRLIMGAASAYALCATFTGDESLRSRPMNRVLDPLRLMGVAAEAQAGGRLPCTLRSDGALTPIDYSPPKASAQVKSCLLLAGLGAAGRTTVRELHATRDHTETMLEAFGVPVERDGLSVTVTGPARLSATHIDVPGDPSSAAFAVVAALIVPGSDIVVDGIMLNPRRTALYDALIEMGGDIRFENERVVGGGERVANIRARASSLNGIAVDPARAADMIDEYPILAVAAAAAQGVTVMNGIHELRVKESDRIAATVALLRANGVTVEEREDGMSVTGGAVTGGGTVITHHDHRIAMSALVLGCIADAPVIIDDASMIATSYPDFLDHMQSLGAAIAEVTG; encoded by the coding sequence ATGGCCGGACCGCTGCGCGGTCGTATTCGCGCCCCGGGCGATAAGTCGATTTCGCATCGCAGCCTGATCCTGGGGGCGCTGGCCGCGGGACGTACCACCGTCTCCGGCTTGCTGGAAGGGGCCGATATTCTTGCCACGGCAGAGGCGATGCGCGCGTTTGGGGCGGATATCGTCCGGGCTGGGCCGGGCGACTGGGCGGTTGACGGCGTTGGGGACCGTGGCCTGCAAACACCTGCGGATATCGTGGATTGCGGCAATGCCGGCACGGGCGTGCGGCTGATCATGGGTGCGGCCAGCGCCTATGCGCTGTGTGCGACCTTCACCGGAGATGAGAGTCTGCGCTCCCGGCCCATGAACCGCGTGCTGGATCCGCTGCGCCTGATGGGCGTGGCGGCAGAGGCGCAGGCGGGCGGACGCCTGCCCTGCACGCTTCGGTCCGACGGTGCGCTCACCCCTATCGATTACAGTCCGCCCAAAGCCTCGGCTCAGGTCAAGAGCTGTCTCCTTCTGGCTGGCTTGGGGGCGGCGGGCCGGACCACGGTGCGGGAGCTTCACGCAACGCGCGATCATACGGAAACCATGCTGGAAGCGTTCGGCGTTCCGGTCGAACGGGATGGCCTGTCGGTCACGGTCACGGGCCCAGCGCGTCTGTCGGCGACCCATATCGACGTGCCAGGGGACCCCAGCAGCGCGGCCTTCGCCGTGGTCGCGGCGCTGATCGTGCCGGGGTCCGACATTGTGGTGGACGGCATCATGCTCAATCCGCGCCGGACAGCGCTGTATGATGCGCTGATTGAGATGGGTGGGGACATCCGGTTCGAGAATGAGCGCGTCGTCGGCGGCGGCGAACGGGTGGCGAATATTCGCGCGCGCGCGTCGTCGCTGAACGGGATTGCCGTGGACCCGGCGCGCGCGGCCGATATGATCGACGAATATCCGATTCTCGCCGTTGCCGCCGCCGCCGCCCAAGGGGTCACGGTCATGAACGGCATTCACGAACTCCGCGTCAAGGAAAGCGACCGTATCGCCGCGACGGTCGCCCTGTTGCGCGCCAATGGCGTCACGGTTGAAGAACGCGAGGACGGGATGAGCGTCACGGGCGGGGCCGTTACTGGCGGCGGCACGGTGATCACCCATCACGATCACCGCATCGCCATGAGCGCGCTGGTGCTCGGTTGTATCGCGGACGCCCCCGTCATCATCGATGACGCATCCATGATCGCGACCAGCTATCCGGACTTTCTGGATCACATGCAAAGTCTCGGCGCCGCGATTGCAGAGGTGACCGGATAA